Genomic segment of Niallia taxi:
CTTGTTATTTTTTTAATATATAACGCAAATATTCATTTTCAACAAAAAAACAGCTGCCGAAAAGCAGCTGCTGTAAATAAGACAATTAGGAAATCAGAAAAAAATTAATAATAAAATTCCGACGATAAAACAATAGTATGTAAAATATACTAGCTTACCTTTTTTCATAATTCCCATAAACCATTTCATTGCAAGATAGCTCATTATTAGCGTTGCAATAAATGCTGATAAGTAAGGCAAGGCTAATTCCGCTTTATTTGGTTCCCCAATAAAGTCAGAGAATCCGAGGATAACTCCGCCAAGACTAACGGGAATATACAATAAAAAGGAAAATCGAAGTGCTGTTTCCTGTTTTATACCTACCGCAATACTTGAAATAATGGTTGCACCTGATCGGCTTATTCCTGGCGCTAAGGCAATTGCCTGCCCTAATCCCACAAGAAAGGCATCTTTAGCTGTAATATCTGCCTCTCCCTTGACTCCATTCCTATTTCGAATGAGCCACAAAGCAATTCCTGTGACAAACAGCATGATAGCAATTGTGGTCATGCTTACATTTGCAGCAATAAAATCACTTAATAACACTCCTAGGACACCTGCTGGAATCGTACCAATAATGATAAAGCAAACAAACCGAAAATCGTTTTTATATTTATTATCTTTTGTCTTTAAGTACTGAATCGTATTATATGCTAGTCTTAGAATATCTTTTCGATAGATAAAAAGGATTGCAAGCAAGGAAGCAGTATTCGTTAATATCGCAAATGTAAAGCCCTGTTCTCCCAAACCTAGAATTTGACTGGCTATCATAACATGTCCGCTCGAGGAAACAGGAATCGGCTCAGTAAATCCTTGTACTAATCCGATAATGATCATTTTAATGATTAAGATAATATCCATTTTCGTATTTTTATCTCCTTAAGTATTATTCGTTCTAATTAAAAAATGATTTAATAGCATCTTTATTTATGTCTAAATCTGTTTTTAAAACAGCACCTACATTCACTACCTCATTTTCATAAGAATCTTGAACAGGAATTCTTATACTCTCCAATCCTTCTGATCCATTCATTATTAGCCCTTTGCTCAATGACAATAATGATGGAGTATCTAAGTTTGTATCGATATAAGGGGTTGAGAGTCCAATAATTTTTGGCAAGTTATAAATAGTATGAGCTGATATTGCTTGTTCCTTCAGCTTTGACATTACTTCCTGCTGCCTTGCGACTCGACCAAAATCACTTAATCTATCATGGCGAAAGCGGACATATCCCAACAAATCTTGACCGTGCAGTACTTGATTACCTGGTTTTAAAACCGTTCCAATTCCATAAGACATTTCATACGGAATATCGACCTGTACCCCATCTGGAGCGATAATGTCTACTAACTTAGAAAAACCGGTAAAATCAACAATTGCATAGTAATTAACATCTAAATCGAAGTTTTCCTTCAATGTTTTTCTCACTAATTCGGGACCGCCAAATGCGAAAGCTGAGTTAATTTTTTGAAGCCCATGCTCTGGTACTTCAACATATGTATCTCTCATAATGGATGCTAGTTTTATATTGTTAGTAGTAGAATTATAATGGGCAACCATTAAAGTATCAGAACGCGCATGTTCTTCTCCTCTTGAATCACTGCCAATCAATAATATATTTATTTCTCCTAATTGAGGTTCTGCAGGCAGAAAATCATAATCCTTATGTCCTTTTAAATTTACATCCTTAGTGGACTCTAATACTCCGCTTCTAAATTGATAAACGCCAAACGCAACAATAACAATCATCAGCAAAACTACGGCAGATAGGAAATACCGTATTCCTTTGCGTTTCCTTTTTATTGAATTTCTTTTTTCCAAAATGCTTCACCTTCTAAAATTTCGAGTTATAATTTCATTTCAAAAAAACACAGCTTCCATTTTATATAATGCATACCACCGTAGATAAATCCTTCGTTCTACTATGATAAAGAATCCATTAATCTTCGTTTCTTTGCATTCCAGTATAAATAAGAATTAACCGGATCAGCTCTAACACTGCAACCGCAGCTGCTGCCACATATGTCAATGCTGCTGCGTTCAACACTTTTTTTGTTCGTCTTTCTTCTTCATTATTAATGATTCCAAGTGAAACCACCTCATCCATCGCTCGGTTGGATGCATTGAATTCGACAGGCAATGTAACAAACTGAAACAAAACAGCTGCTGCCATAAAGATAATTCCTAATAATAAGAAGTTCGTTAATCCTGCAACCATTCCTATCATGATTAAAATCCATGAAAAGTTACTCCCGATATTTGCAACAGGTACTAATGCATGCCTTATTCGTAAAAAGGAATAAGCCTGTTGGTCTTGGAGAGCATGCCCCACCTCATGTGCTGCAATTGCGGCAGCCGCTAAAGAATGCCCATGATAATTCTCACTAGATAATCTGACTACTTTCGCTTGGGGATCATAATGGTCAGAAAGAACTCCATGTGTTTCTTCAATATAAACATCGAATAATCCATTTGCGTCCAATATTTTTCTAGCTGCTTCTCTTCCTGTTAAGCTCGAAGACGAGTTTATTTTTGCATACTTTTTGTAGGTTCCTTTCACTCTCAATTGTGCCCATATTGGTACAATCAAAATGATGATAAAATAAACGAAAAACATTTCCCTTCTCCTCCTGCGTA
This window contains:
- a CDS encoding undecaprenyl-diphosphate phosphatase yields the protein MDIILIIKMIIIGLVQGFTEPIPVSSSGHVMIASQILGLGEQGFTFAILTNTASLLAILFIYRKDILRLAYNTIQYLKTKDNKYKNDFRFVCFIIIGTIPAGVLGVLLSDFIAANVSMTTIAIMLFVTGIALWLIRNRNGVKGEADITAKDAFLVGLGQAIALAPGISRSGATIISSIAVGIKQETALRFSFLLYIPVSLGGVILGFSDFIGEPNKAELALPYLSAFIATLIMSYLAMKWFMGIMKKGKLVYFTYYCFIVGILLLIFF
- a CDS encoding LCP family protein, producing MEKRNSIKRKRKGIRYFLSAVVLLMIVIVAFGVYQFRSGVLESTKDVNLKGHKDYDFLPAEPQLGEINILLIGSDSRGEEHARSDTLMVAHYNSTTNNIKLASIMRDTYVEVPEHGLQKINSAFAFGGPELVRKTLKENFDLDVNYYAIVDFTGFSKLVDIIAPDGVQVDIPYEMSYGIGTVLKPGNQVLHGQDLLGYVRFRHDRLSDFGRVARQQEVMSKLKEQAISAHTIYNLPKIIGLSTPYIDTNLDTPSLLSLSKGLIMNGSEGLESIRIPVQDSYENEVVNVGAVLKTDLDINKDAIKSFFN
- a CDS encoding zinc metallopeptidase; this encodes MFFVYFIIILIVPIWAQLRVKGTYKKYAKINSSSSLTGREAARKILDANGLFDVYIEETHGVLSDHYDPQAKVVRLSSENYHGHSLAAAAIAAHEVGHALQDQQAYSFLRIRHALVPVANIGSNFSWILIMIGMVAGLTNFLLLGIIFMAAAVLFQFVTLPVEFNASNRAMDEVVSLGIINNEEERRTKKVLNAAALTYVAAAAVAVLELIRLILIYTGMQRNED